From one Solanum lycopersicum chromosome 12, SLM_r2.1 genomic stretch:
- the LOC101253164 gene encoding protein ROOT HAIR DEFECTIVE 3-like isoform X2 codes for MDKTDECCSTHLIDGDGVFNVTGVESFIKEVKFAECGLSYAIVSIMGPQSSGKSTLLNHLFGTNFREMDAYKGRSQTTKGIWMGRCVGIEPCTLVMDLEGTDGRERGEDDTTFEKQSALFALAVSDIVLINMWCHDIGREQAANKPLLKTVFQVMMRLFSPRKTTLLFVIRDKTRTPLENLEPVLREDIQKIWDSVPKPQAHEETPLSEFFNVEVVALSSYEEKEEQFTEQVASLRQRFFHSIAPGGLAGDRRGVVPASGFSFSAQHMWEVIKENRDLDLPAHKVMVATVRCDEISNEKYDSFMKNEEWCQLKEAVQSHPVGGFGKKLSSILNTCLSEYDAEATFFDEGVRSSKRKQLEEKLLQLIQPAYQSMLGRIRSDTLQRFKEAFDKELKGGIGFAMAARECTGTCMSQFDEECADAVIDQAKWDSSRVRDKLKRDIDAHIAEARTAKLAEVTTLFETKLNDALAGPVEGLLDGAGDDTWPAMRKLLQRETDTALTGFSTALSGFEMDEQTKDSMVLGLKDYARGVVEAKTKEEAGRVLIRMKDRFSMLFSYDSDSMPRIWTGKENIRAITKTARSASLKLMSVMAAIRLEDERDSIENTLTVALGDGKPTKKGTESLDPLASSTWNEVSASKTLITPIQCKSLWKQFNTETEYTVTQAIAAQEASKRNNNWLPPPWAVAALLILGFNEFMTLLRNPLYLGVIFVAFLLVKALWVQLDISGEFRNGALPGFLSLATKFIPTVTNLLRRLAEAGQRKTNAAPQHNLTPASKGNDIDDDKMM; via the exons ATGG ATAAAACCGATGAATGTTGTTCCACCCACCTCATTGATGGGGATGGAGTCTTCAATGTTACTGGAGTTGAGAGTTTCATAAAGGAAGTTAAATTTGCTGAATGTGGTCTTTCATATGCTATAGTATCCATAATGGGTCCACAAAGTAGCG GGAAAAGTACACTGTTAAATCATCTATTTGGTACTAACTTTAGAGAGATGGATGCTTATAAAGGAAG GTCACAAACCACAAAAGGTATCTGGATGGGTCGATGTGTTGGGATTGAGCCGTGCACCCTTGTTATGGATTTAGAGGGCACTGATGGGAGAGAGCGTGGAGAG GATGACACTACATTTGAGAAGCAAAGTGCCCTCTTTGCGCTAGCTGTTTCTGATATTGTGCTAATCAATAT GTGGTGTCATGATATTGGCCGTGAACAAGCTGCAAATAAGCCTCTTTTGAAGACTGTTTTTCAG GTTATGATGCGGTTATTTAGTCCTCGGAAAACGACTCTGCTGTTTGTTATACGTGATAAAACAAGG ACTCCCCTTGAAAATTTGGAGCCCGTTTTAAGGGAAGATATTCAGAAG ATATGGGATTCTGTCCCAAAACCGCAAGCTCACGAGGAAACACCTTTAAGTGAATTTTTTAAC GTTGAGGTTGTTGCTCTTTCTAGTTATgaagagaaggaagagcaatttaCAGAGCAG GTGGCTAGTCTAAGACAGCGATTCTTTCATTCTATTGCACCTGGAGGTCTTGCTGGAGATAGACGGGGAGTTGTTCCTGCTTCAGGCTTTTCATTTAGTGCACAGCATATGTGGGAGGTTATAAAAGAGAATAGGGACCTTGACCTCCCTGCCCATAAG GTTATGGTAGCTACAGTGCGATGTGATGAGATTTCCAATGAAAAATATGACTCCTTCATGAAAAATGAG GAGTGGTGTCAATTAAAAGAGGCCGTGCAATCTCATCCTGTGGGGGGCTTTGGGAAGAAGCTTAGCTCAATTTTGAACACTTGTTTATCTGA ATATGATGCAGAGGCAACATTCTTTGACGAAGGAGTGAGATCTTCAAAGAGAAAGCAGTTGGAAGAGAAATTGCTTCAG CTCATCCAACCAGCTTACCAATCTATGCTGGGACGCATACGATCTGATACTTTGCAAAGATTCAAAGAAGCATTTGATAAGGAATTGAAGGGAGGTATAGGGTTCGCAATGGCTGCTCGTGAGTGCACTGGGACTTGTATGTCCCAGTTTGATGAAGAATGTGCAG ATGCTGTTATTGACCAAGCGAAATGGGACTCGTCCAGAGTTAGGGATAAGCTCAAACGTGATATAGATGCTCATATCGCTGAAGCTCGTACTGCCAAACTGGCTGAAGTTACTACTCTCTTTGAG ACAAAACTAAATGACGCATTAGCTGGACCTGTTGAGGGTCTTTTAGATGGAGCTGGTGATGATACATGGCCAGCAATGAGAAAACTGCTTCAACGTGAGACTGACACAGCACTCACTGGTTTTTCGACTGCACTTTCTGGTTTTGAAATGGATGAACAAACAAAGGATAGTATGGTTTTGGGATTGAAGGATTATGCACGCGGAGTAGTTGAAGCAAAGACAAAGGAAGAAGCTGGAAGGGTTTTAATTCGTATGAAGGATAG GTTTTCAATGTTATTTAGCTATGATTCTGATTCAATGCCACGTATTTGGACTGGAAAGGAAAATATTCGAGCTATTACCAAAACTGCCAGATCAGCT TCTTTGAAGCTCATGTCAGTTATGGCTGCAATTCGTCTGGAAGATGAACGTGATAGCATAGAGAATACTTTGACTGTTGCACTTGGGGATGGAAAGCCAACCAAAAAAGGCACTGAATCGCTTGATCCTCTGGCCTCTAGCACTTGGAATGAG GTCTCTGCATCAAAAACTTTGATCACACCTATCCAATGCAAATCATTGTGGAAGCAATTTAACACTGAGACTGAATATACTGTTACACAAGCCATTGCTGCTCAG GAGGCCAGCAAGAGGAACAACAATTGGTTACCACCTCCATGGGCAGTTGCCGCGTTGCTTATTCTGGGGTTCAATGAATTCATGACACTGTTGAG GAATCCTTTGTATTTAGGAGTCATATTTGTTGCCTTTCTACTAGTGAAAGCCCTCTGGGTGCAACTGGACATCTCTGGTGAATTTCGCAATGGTGCT CTTCCTGGATTTCTCTCTTTAGCAACAAAGTTCATTCCTACAGTCACCAACCTTCTTAGACGACTGGCAGAGGCAGGACAAAGGAAAACGAACGCTGCACCTCAACATAATCTTACTCCTGCATCAAAGGGGAATGACATCGACGATGACAAGATGATGTAA
- the LOC101253164 gene encoding protein ROOT HAIR DEFECTIVE 3-like isoform X1 — protein sequence MVSDKTDECCSTHLIDGDGVFNVTGVESFIKEVKFAECGLSYAIVSIMGPQSSGKSTLLNHLFGTNFREMDAYKGRSQTTKGIWMGRCVGIEPCTLVMDLEGTDGRERGEDDTTFEKQSALFALAVSDIVLINMWCHDIGREQAANKPLLKTVFQVMMRLFSPRKTTLLFVIRDKTRTPLENLEPVLREDIQKIWDSVPKPQAHEETPLSEFFNVEVVALSSYEEKEEQFTEQVASLRQRFFHSIAPGGLAGDRRGVVPASGFSFSAQHMWEVIKENRDLDLPAHKVMVATVRCDEISNEKYDSFMKNEEWCQLKEAVQSHPVGGFGKKLSSILNTCLSEYDAEATFFDEGVRSSKRKQLEEKLLQLIQPAYQSMLGRIRSDTLQRFKEAFDKELKGGIGFAMAARECTGTCMSQFDEECADAVIDQAKWDSSRVRDKLKRDIDAHIAEARTAKLAEVTTLFETKLNDALAGPVEGLLDGAGDDTWPAMRKLLQRETDTALTGFSTALSGFEMDEQTKDSMVLGLKDYARGVVEAKTKEEAGRVLIRMKDRFSMLFSYDSDSMPRIWTGKENIRAITKTARSASLKLMSVMAAIRLEDERDSIENTLTVALGDGKPTKKGTESLDPLASSTWNEVSASKTLITPIQCKSLWKQFNTETEYTVTQAIAAQEASKRNNNWLPPPWAVAALLILGFNEFMTLLRNPLYLGVIFVAFLLVKALWVQLDISGEFRNGALPGFLSLATKFIPTVTNLLRRLAEAGQRKTNAAPQHNLTPASKGNDIDDDKMM from the exons ATGGTTTCAGATAAAACCGATGAATGTTGTTCCACCCACCTCATTGATGGGGATGGAGTCTTCAATGTTACTGGAGTTGAGAGTTTCATAAAGGAAGTTAAATTTGCTGAATGTGGTCTTTCATATGCTATAGTATCCATAATGGGTCCACAAAGTAGCG GGAAAAGTACACTGTTAAATCATCTATTTGGTACTAACTTTAGAGAGATGGATGCTTATAAAGGAAG GTCACAAACCACAAAAGGTATCTGGATGGGTCGATGTGTTGGGATTGAGCCGTGCACCCTTGTTATGGATTTAGAGGGCACTGATGGGAGAGAGCGTGGAGAG GATGACACTACATTTGAGAAGCAAAGTGCCCTCTTTGCGCTAGCTGTTTCTGATATTGTGCTAATCAATAT GTGGTGTCATGATATTGGCCGTGAACAAGCTGCAAATAAGCCTCTTTTGAAGACTGTTTTTCAG GTTATGATGCGGTTATTTAGTCCTCGGAAAACGACTCTGCTGTTTGTTATACGTGATAAAACAAGG ACTCCCCTTGAAAATTTGGAGCCCGTTTTAAGGGAAGATATTCAGAAG ATATGGGATTCTGTCCCAAAACCGCAAGCTCACGAGGAAACACCTTTAAGTGAATTTTTTAAC GTTGAGGTTGTTGCTCTTTCTAGTTATgaagagaaggaagagcaatttaCAGAGCAG GTGGCTAGTCTAAGACAGCGATTCTTTCATTCTATTGCACCTGGAGGTCTTGCTGGAGATAGACGGGGAGTTGTTCCTGCTTCAGGCTTTTCATTTAGTGCACAGCATATGTGGGAGGTTATAAAAGAGAATAGGGACCTTGACCTCCCTGCCCATAAG GTTATGGTAGCTACAGTGCGATGTGATGAGATTTCCAATGAAAAATATGACTCCTTCATGAAAAATGAG GAGTGGTGTCAATTAAAAGAGGCCGTGCAATCTCATCCTGTGGGGGGCTTTGGGAAGAAGCTTAGCTCAATTTTGAACACTTGTTTATCTGA ATATGATGCAGAGGCAACATTCTTTGACGAAGGAGTGAGATCTTCAAAGAGAAAGCAGTTGGAAGAGAAATTGCTTCAG CTCATCCAACCAGCTTACCAATCTATGCTGGGACGCATACGATCTGATACTTTGCAAAGATTCAAAGAAGCATTTGATAAGGAATTGAAGGGAGGTATAGGGTTCGCAATGGCTGCTCGTGAGTGCACTGGGACTTGTATGTCCCAGTTTGATGAAGAATGTGCAG ATGCTGTTATTGACCAAGCGAAATGGGACTCGTCCAGAGTTAGGGATAAGCTCAAACGTGATATAGATGCTCATATCGCTGAAGCTCGTACTGCCAAACTGGCTGAAGTTACTACTCTCTTTGAG ACAAAACTAAATGACGCATTAGCTGGACCTGTTGAGGGTCTTTTAGATGGAGCTGGTGATGATACATGGCCAGCAATGAGAAAACTGCTTCAACGTGAGACTGACACAGCACTCACTGGTTTTTCGACTGCACTTTCTGGTTTTGAAATGGATGAACAAACAAAGGATAGTATGGTTTTGGGATTGAAGGATTATGCACGCGGAGTAGTTGAAGCAAAGACAAAGGAAGAAGCTGGAAGGGTTTTAATTCGTATGAAGGATAG GTTTTCAATGTTATTTAGCTATGATTCTGATTCAATGCCACGTATTTGGACTGGAAAGGAAAATATTCGAGCTATTACCAAAACTGCCAGATCAGCT TCTTTGAAGCTCATGTCAGTTATGGCTGCAATTCGTCTGGAAGATGAACGTGATAGCATAGAGAATACTTTGACTGTTGCACTTGGGGATGGAAAGCCAACCAAAAAAGGCACTGAATCGCTTGATCCTCTGGCCTCTAGCACTTGGAATGAG GTCTCTGCATCAAAAACTTTGATCACACCTATCCAATGCAAATCATTGTGGAAGCAATTTAACACTGAGACTGAATATACTGTTACACAAGCCATTGCTGCTCAG GAGGCCAGCAAGAGGAACAACAATTGGTTACCACCTCCATGGGCAGTTGCCGCGTTGCTTATTCTGGGGTTCAATGAATTCATGACACTGTTGAG GAATCCTTTGTATTTAGGAGTCATATTTGTTGCCTTTCTACTAGTGAAAGCCCTCTGGGTGCAACTGGACATCTCTGGTGAATTTCGCAATGGTGCT CTTCCTGGATTTCTCTCTTTAGCAACAAAGTTCATTCCTACAGTCACCAACCTTCTTAGACGACTGGCAGAGGCAGGACAAAGGAAAACGAACGCTGCACCTCAACATAATCTTACTCCTGCATCAAAGGGGAATGACATCGACGATGACAAGATGATGTAA
- the copz2 gene encoding nonclathrin coat protein zeta2-COP encodes MAFPLHYGSCPVVKNILLLDSEGKRVAVKYYCDDWPTYSAKLAFEKSIFTKTQKTNARTEAEIAMFDSNIVVYKFVQDLHFFVTGGDDENELILATVLQGFYDAVTLLLRSNVEQREALENLDLILLCLDEIVDGGMILETDGSVIAGKVASHNMDDGSPISEQTISQALATAREHLTRSLLR; translated from the exons ATGGCGTTTCCTCTCCATTAC GGTTCTTGCCCTGTGGTAAAGAATATACTTCTTTTGGATTCTGAAGGAAAACGTGTAGCGGTAAAATACTACTGTGATGACTGGCCAACATACAGTGCCAAGCTTGCATTTGAGAAGTCAATTTTTACCAAGACTCAGAAGACAAATGCTCGAACTGAAG CTGAGATAGCAATGTTTGACAGTAACATTGTTGTCTATAAGTTTGTGCAAGACCTTCACTTTTTTGTGACGGGAGGTGATGATGAAAATGAACTAATTCTAGCCACTGTTCTCCAGGGCTTCTATGATGCAGTTACCCTTTTACTCAG GAGTAATGTTGAACAGAGGGAGGCTCTTGAGAACTTGGATTTGATTCTTCTGTGCTTGGATGAGATTGTGGATGGAGG GATGATTCTTGAAACAGATGGTAGTGTCATTGCCGGCAAAGTTGCCAGTCATAATATGGATGATGGGTCACCCATTTCCGAGCAG ACAATCAGTCAAGCTTTGGCAACAGCTCGTGAACATTTGACACGATCACTTCTCAGATGA